The Montipora foliosa isolate CH-2021 chromosome 6, ASM3666993v2, whole genome shotgun sequence genome includes the window CCCTTTGACGCATTGTGCTTAAATTAATCGTCTCTTCTGACTTACCCGATGTTTCCATCTCGTCTCTTTTCCCTAAGGTGTATGGACTCGGTTACAAGCTAATCTTAATCTTTCTCAAGTCTTCCTTGGCCAATACCCACTGGAGCAACTCAAAGAAATACAGCTTTTGGACGAGAACGGAACATACTTTGCTTACATGCACACTCGGAATGGTGCTTCTCTCAACGTAACAGACGACAGAAGTCTGATGCCACCTTATTGGAACAGATTGAAGATTACGAGGGGTTCCTTGATCCTCTCTGGGATCACAAAAGCGGATAACGGAACAACGATACGAAGTAAGGCGTTCTTGAATGACCCGGCCATAAAGACAAGCATAGGATCTGTGTCGGTGAAGACAATCaggatttttgttttcaattccACTGGTAAATAGCCCACCGTATTGGCAATTCATTTCAAAGGGATCCTTCACTTTAAACTAATGGAAATATCATATGCTTTTAAATTCGCTTAAtacattttcaagaaaaatgttttaaaaaatgttttttctccCCAGCTCCAAAGCCAATCAATGAACCGCCAGGCCAGATAACACTCATCGTAATCATCTCGGTTGTAGCGGCTGCGATCGTTATCGTCAGGAAATGCGCTTGTTGTTCCAGATCTAGCAAAGTCGTGCCTCGCGAccagggcggaaagagaccgggcggtgaaacgagcgggtccgagcaaaaaggtgtgatgcagtagactggggtctactaaaaagccttttcaaaatggcggcaagtgttGAGATCGGCAACTCACtcgaagaattggaagaattgtttttacaggacatcacagacgacttttttcatttgaacgagaaaaaaaattctccagatgttccagacacatagctgatgttaatgtaacaaacattttccctctgttcttgattggttctgatctctcctataacctatggtctttaggtaaatccaagtgttttgattggtgctttcttgttcagGACTTTGCCATACAAGCCATTTCCATAGAAAAGGTTATTCagccatggttttttttttttttacattttgtttatattctggTGAGTATTTTCACGACTCGTGCTGTGTGTTGAAGGACCCAAATATTaagctcttactaaccgagctggagggccatactggggaatattggttgaacattgtggaactaaagatggagcgcagcgaggtccatacaaaaatgaccaaggtgCAATATTCCTCAGTATGGCTTGGGCAAGCTTAGttagaaagtagtttatcatatggtactcgggccatggttgtttcttgaatttgtggcttttcaaaaacaaaaattacccGGCTTATGACCGCTTCCAAAGAAATGGTCGGCATAGCAAAATCCtgaccaagaaagaaccaaatTATCACAATGCTTGCATTTACCTCAAAACTACCTTACCGCAGGAGGAAAAGCTGGCAGGGCAAGCA containing:
- the LOC138006759 gene encoding uncharacterized protein isoform X1, whose amino-acid sequence is MMNLKMLTFAFLLTGYGLLMTMGARIDTRITSLAACVNGSITLSGNDPSRVQIRDQWWKFRYHNDDWTDIRYCNGNLNCVTMKSELPDGTKVSIGAHESLIVQRTAQNNTKDRIQFLLEVYFHDSSVLRHIFEVNFTVVCVWTRLQANLNLSQVFLGQYPLEQLKEIQLLDENGTYFAYMHTRNGASLNVTDDRSLMPPYWNRLKITRGSLILSGITKADNGTTIRSKAFLNDPAIKTSIGSVSVKTIRIFVFNSTAPKPINEPPGQITLIVIISVVAAAIVIVRKCACCSRSSKVVPRDQGGKRPGGETSGSEQKGVMQ
- the LOC138006759 gene encoding uncharacterized protein isoform X2, with protein sequence MTMGARIDTRITSLAACVNGSITLSGNDPSRVQIRDQWWKFRYHNDDWTDIRYCNGNLNCVTMKSELPDGTKVSIGAHESLIVQRTAQNNTKDRIQFLLEVYFHDSSVLRHIFEVNFTVVCVWTRLQANLNLSQVFLGQYPLEQLKEIQLLDENGTYFAYMHTRNGASLNVTDDRSLMPPYWNRLKITRGSLILSGITKADNGTTIRSKAFLNDPAIKTSIGSVSVKTIRIFVFNSTAPKPINEPPGQITLIVIISVVAAAIVIVRKCACCSRSSKVVPRDQGGKRPGGETSGSEQKGVMQ